The Neofelis nebulosa isolate mNeoNeb1 chromosome 1, mNeoNeb1.pri, whole genome shotgun sequence sequence atctcTCAACTAGTAGGCTAGAGCGTGTTCTTGGCGTCAGCATTCCATAAATCACttaagggagagaggaaggtaaATTGTGATGGGCAATTTTGTTCTTCATTCCGCAGTGGTAGCAGTAAGCGAATACTGAAGATACTACAAGCACTTAGATAGAACACAGTGCCATACAAATGTTTGTTCAACAAAGTGGTATTACGCATCCTTCAGAAGCACCTTTTAAAAGGCTATAATATGCCATTAAGTGGATACACCTTATTTTACCTAACCGTCCTGCTATCAATTGTTCcagtttttcaatgttttaaataacatacacatacatgctgTTCTTTCTAGTTTGTATGCatttttactgtgtatttatACGATTTTATTAGCTACAGCCTGTACCTTTGGGAGTTATTGAAGCCACTGAGTGTCTTGGCACTTACCTCAGAGGAGCATGGCTAACTGCCACTACACTGCTGAATGGGAAAGGAATGTTTTTCCTAATGTCCTCATTTCATATCCTACTCAAGGCAGCAGAGGTGACCTAGAAGAGAGTACAGTTCCCTTAAACTAAATATATTCTGTTATGTTTGAGGCAGGGACAGCTACCACCTGAAGCTAGAAACATCTGAGAGACAAATTCGTTATTGGTGTAAACGTTCTCTGTTTCAAATGCATGCTGGATGTGAGCACAGAGCATTCCCTGAAGCTTAATGTTCATCTAAGGTTAATGCTGGCCTGCAGCAGTCTCATGATTAACATTTCCAAGCAGGTCATTAATCTGCAGGAAATCCTTAGTATTTCGATTGCTGCTTGCTAAATGAAGAGGTGAATAATTTAGTAAAGGATAATTACATGAATTTGAACAAAGAAAAGACTGTTTTTCTAACAACATGCACAGTGGCACCCTCTAGTGAGCACACTtgttaaatgtaaaaaagtaaTTTAGATTTTGGAAATGCAAGGTTTTTTATAGATCTTTCATAGGTTTTTATAGATCTGTCATAGCAAAAGAAAGtacctttttgtaaaaaaaaaaaaacaaagagaaaaataaaccaaaatattttcagaatgtgaaaaaaatccaGATAGATCCAGTAGATAactttttttggaaagaaatattgaaattctcattttacaaTAACATGGTAAAATTTAACATTGTAACATTGAAAACTTTTATTATAATAAGAAAACTCTTCTGTTTTTGCAGGTCAGAAGGGGTTCTTTGTTCGAAATCATTTCTTTTCCAGCAAAGACTGCTTTAACTAGCATCATGTATGCTTCATATGCAGCACTAATTTATTTGGTGAGTTAAGAAAATTATTACAATCTAGATGTAAATATACTTATTTCATGTATgttaaagatatagatatatattataaattcatAAACCAAGGTACTATTCTCTTGTTAcacaattttacattaaaaatttactcttctaaaataaaattacttttctgaGGTAAAGTCAGCCCATTTCTGACCCAAGTCAATTCACCAAAAACTAATTTgcttaaataactaaaattatttttataatgtttattatgatttgttcaaaatattttggttttactTTCACTTAGCTATGGTTGTTTTGTTTCAGCCATTGTGCCATGGTTGGCTAAAGTTCAGCATTCCATCAATTAGGTCCATGATATGGGGAATACAAATATTAGTGTATTTTGAATTACAAGTGCTGTAATTCAAAAGTGTTCATTACAAAGTGTGACAAAAGTATAAAGGGTTTTATAAATTATAAggggttattttcttttaatcattgTCATTTATacttacctttaaatttttttttaaaaaaagtataacacacaaagaaaactacaCAGCTTGATGAATTCTCACAAAAGCTATTAATCTACCTACCACACACACGTTGAGAAACAAAATGTAATCATCATTCTGGAAGCTTCTTTCTTGTTCCCCTCACAAATCACTTGCCTCTTATATAAAAGTAACCATTATTTTGACTTCTAACACTAAATACAGTTTTCTGTaaattgtatataaatgaaataatatactatatattctttttttttttattttttatttaaaaaaaatttttttttttaacgtttttatttatttttgagacagagagagacagagcatgaacgggggaggggcagagagagagggagacacagaatcggaagcaggctccaggctctgggccatcagcccagagcccgacgcggggctcgaactcacggaccgtgagatcgtgatctgagctgaagtcggacgctcaaccgactgagccacccaggcgccccactatatattcttttatctttgtccttttttgcttaacattatcATTATGAGATTTATTGTGTATAGTAGTAGTTTGTTGATTTTCATTGCTGTGTATTATTCCAtttgttgaaatatatatatatgtgtgtatatacatagaaCATATATGTATTCAATATATGTGTTACTATCCATTTTGTGGTTTGAattgaatattatataaatattattataataatataatatgatgtattttatataatatatgaatttaaTATTACATagcattataatataatatataacaatatatattataactataacatatagtttatattatataaatgtaacattatatttatatattacataaatatattaataatataaatatataattataatatgttacataatatatactattattatatattttatattacttgtagttttggccattgtgaatatggtttctatgaatattcttgtacatatGTTTTGGTAAAATTACTGGACCACCAGAATATGCACATGTTCATGTCTAGCAGATACTGCCAAACAGtcggtattgtcagtcttttccATTTTAGCGATTCTTGTGGATATGTAGTATTATCACATTGTggctttagtttgcatttccttgatcgTTAATGAGATTGAGTTCATTTTTATGCACTAAGTGGAcatttggatatcctcttttgtgAATTTCTGTTAAAgtcttctatttttctattctatctttttattattgatttgtactttaaaaatatattctaggaATAAACCCtcttttggttatttcttttattcaatGACTTCCTTTTCACTCTTTTAGCAGTGTCTttaaaacagaagtttttaattttaatgtagttcaaggtattaatcttttctttatgttaaatgctttttatgtCTTAATTAGGGAATCTTGACCTATACCCAAATCATGAAACTATTCCTCCTGATATATTCTAGGAACTTTGTTATTTTACCTTTCACTTTCAGATTTATAATCCATCTGGAATTGGTATCAGGTAAGGAACAAATTTTTCCTTCATGGGTATCCAACTGATCCAACTCAATTTATTGGGTGGGGGGGGTACTTTTCCTATTGCCCCAGAATACTTCTTTTGTCATATATCAAGTGTCCTTATATATGCAGGTCTGTTTATAGACTCTCTGTTCTATTCAGttgatctatttttctattcttagaTTCAATATTGTATTATTTACAAGAGCTTTATAAGTCTTGATAACTAGTAGAATAAGTCCTCCCTTCAATCCTTGTACATGGTCTATCCCTCTATTTgcttaggtcttctttaatttctcaatAATTCttatgggttttttgttgttcaagatcttatatatttttgttaatattttttatcagATTGAAACACACAATACTAAAGATTCAGTTTTTCCCATAATCTATAGATTCATTGTGGTCCCAATTTAAATATCAGCAGGTGTGTAAGTTGactattttattctaaaatttagagGGGAATGAAAAAGGTCAAGAAGAGCCAAgacatcatcaaaaaaaaaaaagtaaaaggacttTTAAACATAttcatagtttttttaaaaataactgaacttataaatattttacaagcATTTAAAACTTTTGAGAAATGTTCAATATCTTAAATGTGAATCATGCAAAAATGACATCCAACTGAGCTAGAATGCAAAAATGCTGCAAAAAATGGGTGGAATGAAATAGATATggtaaaactaaaacaaattagACTGACACCAAAATTAAACTCTAATTTCTCAAAGGCTTTTGAAATCATCCCACATGACTTGTCATGCTATAAATTTTCTAAGTAGGTAAAAGAAACAGTATTTTGGGGGACCTGAGGATTGGTCATGTAGCCAACCCAACGTCTAGGAGAGGTCAGGGCTGAAGTTATGATTTTGAAATCAAATAACATGCATGTTGGAAGTTAATGCcctgtgtatggaaccacagtgGAAAAAGTGAAAAGTCTGTAAGTGGAAAgtcaaaagaaatgtgaaaaataacaaCATTTACGGTGAGCTAAGAGCAAATCTGCGAAGGAGACAAAAAAGGAATAATCAGAAAAGTACGAAGAGAATCAGGAGAAAAAGTGTCAAGGAAATAGAGACTCAGGAAGTTGTGAGCAGTTAGGTGTCAAATATGAACAGAAAAAGTCAAGTAAAATAAAGTTGTGAAAAGTTTCTAGATCTAGTACAAAAGATGTTGGAGCCAACCATCTTGAGAACTATTTCAGTGATGCGACAGGATAAAGAGGACAGGAATAAGCTGGTTTCAGAGTGAAGAGGAGATGGTACAATGGAAGCCATGAATAGAGACTCTGGTTTGATCAAGAAAAACCAGCATATATAGCAATCAAGAGGGAAACAGGGTGCCAggggtttttaatgtttaattttaagatGGAAGATACTGGAGCACATTCTAAGTTGCAGGGGAAGAGCCAGTCAAGAACGAGAGGCTGAAAAGGCAGGGGATTATTAATAGAGAACAGGTAGGCTATAggttaaaaagaaacatagatACTGATCTTGATCAAGACCCTTCATTTTCGGAGACTGGGGTAGAAGTGGTTATAATGGGCACAGATAAAATTTTGTAGGTGAGGGAAGAAGAAATACATCAAATAGGACAGGGCTTCCTAATCTTCTTTCACAGCATGGCATACATAGAAAATGATCACATATGGGGATAAATGAATGAAGCTGTTTGCAGCTGAAAGTGACGGACCTCAAAATTTTATAGGTCTTGGTTGGGATATACTTGTATGCATGTAACAAAAAATAGCTACCAGGGCCTTCATCAATGAAGACATTTAAATATCTCAGTTAATTAGAAGTCTAGAGTTAGGTGGTTCCCAGGTTTGTACAGTGGATCTACAATGTCATCATGaacccagggcctttgcatttttctcttctgctaccttgtttgttgtttttgatcCTTAGGTTTGTCACCTCATGGTCAGGCATCCTATCTACATCATTGTCCAAATTAGGAGGAAAAGATGAAGAGCCTTCCTTTTTATATAggagaaaaacttccaaaaatcCCTCCTGACCTTCCCCCAgcagacatattttattttattttttggctagAACAGGGTCAGGTGACTACATACTAACTACAGGAAAGTGAAGGAAAGCATCAGTGGGATGCAGGCcaagagaggaggaggcaggaggtcaGGAAGAACTTGTCAATCTAAGGCCCTTGATCTTTTCTCCGTTACCCTCTTTAGGAAAATCTTCAAAGTGCTTATTGCCTGTTATGTCAGCTTTAGGCATCACTTTGGTAAAATAAGCCGGTTAGGTATTCTCATATTTGTGGATTTCATTATTCTTGTTACTTGTCTTAAACACTAGGCATCATCATCTTCATTAGTAAACTTACAGAATAAGTTTACTGGATATAGTTCTTAGTGGTTCTCGATTTTCAAAGTTATATTTctctatgtgttttgttttgacacTCTTAAAGTActgaatggcatttttttttttttgagggaaaatgGATTGTGTGTTTGTTTAGAAATCATTGCTCCACTGGGTTACtaaattctttctaaaatgttaatGCCCTTCCAATTGTACACATAGGTATAAGCAAAGTCtagggggaaaaattaaaaacaaaaacctactttGAGATATTAACATGTTTGGTGACAAATTTCATCTCccagaaaatgtttcatttaattcAGGAGAATAAAAGAGCTTAATTAAATCAGGGAGTAAAGATGTAAGACAACTAATGAATtgaagggaaaagagggaaagctTGTCTTTACTGAAGTATACCaggctttaattttctttctagcTTATGATGTAATATATTTAGAACAAGGAAGCAATCTCTAGATGTTTATCATGTGCCAGGAAAGGAAGCGCTTCTTTATTAGAATTAAGTAGATTAATGgctttatgttaaatattttattggatttGTTACTGGAAAGTTCAGTAGCTTAAGAAGAAACTActtttcaacacatttttttattattagacaGTCTGTGTTAATGCTGTGCTGGAGAAGGTAAAGAAAATTTTCCAAGAAGAAGAATCCATAAGGCAAAACAGAAAGGAGAGTGAAAATCTTAGAAAAGCCTTTTCAGAGCCTGTGCTTTCTGAACCTACGTTTGATGAAGGTGAAATCAAAGCAAAACCTTACAGGTCATTACCGGAGAAACCAGACAGTATTTCGGACTGCCCCAAACTTCTTGCCAATAAGTTGAGTAACAAGATCCAGGTTTTACATTCTGTGTTTGACCAATGcactgaaatgaatgaatgagcaaatctGAACATAAATATCACTGAGTGGAGCTTAAGAGCTATCTATCTAATCACATTTCAACTGACAAAACTAAGAAACTAGTTTTCATATACTGAATGCTCTGCTTTAGAAAAGGGGTAGAGAACTACTAAAATGTCATTCTCAAGTACTTATAtagtggagaaaataaaatgaatcttgaTGTAGAATATATGTACGACTatgattttaaagttaatttatatattttcagagagagagagagcgagcaagcacgtgcacatgcatgaataaggggcagagagggagagaatcccaagcaggctgcatgctgtcaacgcagagcctgacatagggctcaaacttatgagatgtgagatcatgacctgaaccaaaatcaagagtcagatgcttaaccgactgagccacccaggtgccccatatgatattttttaatgaacaagAAAGTGTACCCTTTGGAGGGTTAGACTTTATGCTATGGTTTATAACATGGGTATATTTATaatgcatttatgtttttattactgatttgttTAAAGTATCTTTCCAATTACAGTTGCCCCTTGAACATGGGTTTTAACTATGCAAACCTACTTATATGcagatctttttaaataaatacattatagtactgtaaatgtatattctcttccttatgattttaatattttctctagcttactttaagaatacagtgtatGATACATAGAATATTCAAAGAGTGTGTTAGTTGACTGTTTATGTAATCAGTCAGGCTTCTGGTtaacagtagactattagtagttaagttttgggggagtccaaAGGTTTATGTAGAATTTTGACTGTGAGGGGGATGGTACCCCCatcccctgcattgttcaaggatcaactgtatttaTCTGGAGGGAAAACACACTCTGTATCAAAATGCTACATTACTTTTTCAGAGATaataaggggattttttttttctatatacagGCTGCATAGTTTGAAACTGCCTGTTATCAATCCTTTTATAAGTCATCTGTAGGAGTTGTAAGTCAcgtataataaatttataaaacacaatATTGTTTTGAAATCTTACAGAAGATTTCTGTATGTAAGGATAGAatatgatatttttttatttccagatttAGAGGAACAAATTTAGAACCAGAAATCAAGTTAATGTTACTCATTGTTGCCACTGGCTTCTGAGAGAGAATGCTTCTGTAACTGGTCCTGCACATGAGGGCCACTGTTTTGCCTGCAGAAGGTACTTAGGTTTCTTTCatgtgttttaaattctggaCACATGTTAAGACCTGACTGGTCATTGGAGGATCAGCACCTGATATAACAGGCGAAGATGTACCCATCCAGTGATGGTACATACATTTCCTGTACCTGGTAAATAGCTACTGCCATGAACAATATTTACAAAAAGTCCAGCCCTGGCTTTTTAGTAGTCTGAGAAATGAGTAACAAGTGTTATATTACCTCATGTTACCCATATTCcatcagaaaaggaaatgtaggggtgcctgggtggctcagtcggttgagcgtccgacttcggctcaggtcatgatctcacagtttgtgggtttgggccccgcatcgggctctgtgctgactgcttgctcagagcctggagtctgcttcagattctgtctccttctctctctgcccctcccccactcacactttgtctcactctgtttctcaaaaataaataaaatgtaaaaaaaaatttaaaaataaataaaaaaaaaaaggaaatgtaatatGTAGCAAAGGGCACTGTAAGCAGACCCTTAATGATAAGTATTTTAGtcacttattatttttacaataacCGAGGGAAAGAGTCCAGGTGGCCCCCTTAGAATGttaagtattaa is a genomic window containing:
- the SPATA9 gene encoding spermatogenesis-associated protein 9 isoform X2, which translates into the protein MPIKPVGWICGQVLKNFSGRIEGIQKIIMDLLDEFKDEFPTILRLSRSDQKREPMRNPSKIRMAVALAKINRGTLIQGLSSISRSSKSVAKLLQPQLACRLLELRDISHRLLRELNAQKHPVCNMQVRRGSLFEIISFPAKTALTSIMYASYAALIYLTVCVNAVLEKVKKIFQEEESIRQNRKESENLRKAFSEPVLSEPTFDEGEIKAKPYRSLPEKPDSISDCPKLLANKLSNKIQVLHSVFDQCTEMNE